In Carya illinoinensis cultivar Pawnee chromosome 10, C.illinoinensisPawnee_v1, whole genome shotgun sequence, one DNA window encodes the following:
- the LOC122278772 gene encoding uncharacterized protein LOC122278772 — MASRKTHHSTLKSIFSNSNDINDHNPIASDIEFDEADIWGTSTNHNVAPSMENKRTLPISRQPKKAPRKIDNTGGWTVPRASASTSLPLNIPDWSKILKDEYEDHRNKDSDEDFDADDDESHGNYRLPPHEYLARTRGASLSVHEGIGRTLKGRDLRRVRNAIWKKVGFED; from the coding sequence ATGGCATCAAGGAAAACCCACCATTCAACACTCAAGTCCATCTTTTCAAACTCTAATGATATCAACGACCACAACCCAATAGCCTCTGATATCGAGTTCGACGAAGCTGATATTTGGGGTACTTCCACTAACCACAATGTCGCACCATCAATGGAGAACAAAAGAACATTGCCCATCTCGCGACAACCAAAGAAAGCGCCTAGGAAGATCGACAACACCGGAGGCTGGACCGTCCCGCGGGCATCAGCATCGACATCCTTGCCCCTGAACATACCGGACTGGTCGAAGATTCTTAAAGATGAATATGAAGATCATCGAAACAAAGACAGCGACGAAGATTTTGACGCCGACGACGACGAAAGCCATGGCAATTACAGGCTTCCTCCTCATGAGTATTTAGCGAGGACTCGAGGCGCTTCCCTGTCGGTTCATGAAGGGATAGGGAGGACTTTGAAAGGGAGGGACTTGCGCCGGGTGAGGAATGCAATCTGGAAGAAAGTTGGTTTTGAAGATTAA
- the LOC122278062 gene encoding 60S ribosomal protein L12-like — MPPKFDPSQVVDVYVRVTGGEVGAASSLAPKIGPLGLSPKKIGEDIAKETAKDWKGLRVTVKLTVQNRQAKVSVVPSAAALVIKALKEPERDRKKTKNIKHNGNISLDDVIEIAKVMRHRSMAKDLSGTVKEILGTCVSVGCTVDGKDPKDLQQEITDGDVEVPLD; from the coding sequence ATGCCTCCGAAATTCGACCCGTCGCAGGTGGTTGACGTGTATGTCCGGGTGACCGGAGGTGAGGTCGGGGCTGCTAGTTCGCTCGCCCCGAAGATCGGGCCGCTAGGTCTCTCACCGAAGAAGATCGGAGAGGACATAGCCAAGGAGACGGCCAAGGACTGGAAGGGCCTCCGCGTGACTGTCAAGCTCACCGTCCAGAACCGTCAGGCTAAGGTCTCGGTGGTTCCATCGGCCGCTGCCCTTGTCATCAAGGCATTGAAGGAGCCCGAGCGCGACCGCAAGAAGACGAAAAACATTAAGCATAACGGCAACATATCCCTCGACGATGTCATCGAGATCGCCAAGGTTATGCGTCACAGATCCATGGCCAAGGACCTCAGTGGCACCGTTAAGGAGATCCTCGGCACCTGCGTCTCCGTCGGCTGTACGGTCGACGGAAAGGACCCCAAAGATCTGCAGCAGGAGATCACCGACGGAGACGTCGAGGTTCCCCTAGATTGA